GTTCCAAAAGGGTGTTCATGACGTTTTCAGGACGCCAGATTCGCATCGCCTCATCCCAGTTGAAATCCGTATAGAAACGACGGCTCTTGCGGGCTTCAGATGCGGAAAGAATATACTGCTTGATTGTAGATCCGAGGTAGAAATACCGCTGGAAAAGGAATTCCGTCTTGATGTAGTCATGATTCTTACCCCCGTCATGTAGTATTCCATCGCCACTTCTAGGGGGATCCAATTCTAGATCTTCATACTTGACGCCATCATATTCGGGGACGAAATTGTAGGATGCCATCAGGCCGATGCGAAAGCCCTTGGAGGGTGCATAGGGGTAGTCCAAATTGTCGTAGAAGAGGGATACTCCCAAGGGATACTGCATTCCGTCCTGGTAAAGTCCACGGTCTTCAATGGGATACACATCATCAATCAGAATGGAATCCAATCCATCGGGAACACTAGCATCATTGGAACGGATCGTGCTCCAGAATTCAATGTTCCAGTTCATGGATTCGGAAATGGGCCTTCCCAGGCGGAAAGTGAGTGCCACACTGGAATCTGGCTGGATGAAGCGGTACTTCGTTTCCGGAAGAATAAAACTACCATCCCTATCCCAGTCCATATTTAGGCGTATACCACCAAAAAAGGGAGACCCGAAGAGAGCATGCTTCGTGTATCGAACCGCCAAGGAAAAGTCGCCATTAGCAAAATAGGAACCTTGTGTGACAAAATAATCCTTCTCCATTAACATGGAACGATGCCTATAGTTGGCACCAATCAAAGTATTGGATCCCGGCTTGAAATTGAAGCTAGGATAGATCATGACATTCCTTTTCTCTCCAAAGGTAATCAAGTCTATTCCCTTTTCGACCACCCCATTTTTAATAGTGTAGTGAAGGGGGGCGGAAATCGGGTAAATCAATCCGTTCAAAGCAGGCTGGATAATGTGATTGAATGTCCAGGAAAAGAAAGGTTCCGAAGTGTCGGCAACAACTGAATCACCAGGTGCGGCTTCAGCTCCGGTCGTAGCCTTGGACCCGCTAGACGCAAAAGCCTGAACCGCAGCAAGTAGCAGCAGCAAAATAGCCATATAAGGCCGATGGGCTTTTAGACCGAAACACATACACCCCCAATATAATTATATTGTGTCTATGTATTCCGCAATTGCAAAAATAATAAGAGCTTTGGCCGCCTACCCTAGGGCCGTAGCCATCCTTCTGTTAGCCATTGCGGTTCTTTCCTTCTACCCCATCAAGCACCTGCGCTGGGATTTGCAACTTCAAGACGCCTTTAACGGAAACGACTTCCAGATGGATTACGAATCCATTGAAGACGCTTTTGGCGGTCTTGGAAGTCTGACGGTAGTTCTCCAATCAGATGACAGCCTGAAAAACTATAAACAGGCGGAAAAGTTCGCGCAGGCTTTCCAGAGGGACACTCTAGTTCACTTTATTGAATATGCTGCGGATGTTCAGTTCTATGAAAAGAATAGACTGCTTTACGCCAGCGAGGACGACCTCTTTAAGGTTCTTACCCACATTGAGAAATTCCGCGAGCAGGAAACTCTAAAGAACAATCCCTTCTATGTAGATCTTGATGTCAATCAGGACTCCGTGGAAATTCAGGAAGTGACAAGCGGAATCATCCGTCAGGTGGAGGAAAAATACTTCCGCAATCTGCAGCAAAGTTTTTCCAATCAGGATGGTACAGTCCGTATCATTGACATCTTCCCTACCCAGTCCTTGTCCAATCTCAACGCCAATAGAGAACTCTATCATAAGGTTCACACCTATATGAAGGAGAATATGATACCGGCAGGTATTCAGGTGTATTTCACGGGTAAGGTTTATCAGTCTGTGCTTACTGGACGAACCTTGTTACCGGAAGCAAAATTTGCTGGGGGCGTAGCCGTCGTATTCTTCCTTCTTTTGCTGGCAGCTCATTTCTACAAGCAGCCTCAGTTGATCCCTATTTCAGCGATACCCATGGCATTGCCTCTTGTATTCACGTTGGCTGCAGCCTATTTCCTGTATGGTAGAATCACCTTATTTACCATGGTTCTGATTCTACTGCTACCGGGACATGCCTGCCAAATTCTAGTCCATATTCACACCCGCTACTATCACGAACGACAGCAAAAACTCAGTCCTGCCCTCAGTTTGGAAAGTGCACTCCTCGGGGTTGGACCAGCAGTTGCGGCCTCCAGCTTAATCATGGCGGGACTCTTCCTTTCCTTGAATCTAATACCTCTGCCGGGTCTTCGTGAATTCGCTAATCTGGGAGCATTAGGTGTTATCCTGAACCTCTTCATCTGCCCCATCTTCGCGGCAGCCACCCTCCGCTATATGCAGAGGAACAAGTCCTTCAATGTGGGGCCTCATCTCCACAAGCCCATTGATATTCCTCTGCTTCCCAGAAGAATTAACTGGATTATCATCATTACCATCAGTATCGCAAGTCTTGCCGGAATCATTTGTGGCGGTTTCAATTTGAATTTCCTGTATGACTTTGGTCAAACAGAATTCAAACACCAGCAAGTAAAAGTAGATTCCCTGGTCAGCACTACCGGCTTTTCCACCTACGATCCCATCATTATTATGATGCCGGATTCCTC
This portion of the Fibrobacter sp. UWEL genome encodes:
- a CDS encoding MMPL family transporter, with translation MYSAIAKIIRALAAYPRAVAILLLAIAVLSFYPIKHLRWDLQLQDAFNGNDFQMDYESIEDAFGGLGSLTVVLQSDDSLKNYKQAEKFAQAFQRDTLVHFIEYAADVQFYEKNRLLYASEDDLFKVLTHIEKFREQETLKNNPFYVDLDVNQDSVEIQEVTSGIIRQVEEKYFRNLQQSFSNQDGTVRIIDIFPTQSLSNLNANRELYHKVHTYMKENMIPAGIQVYFTGKVYQSVLTGRTLLPEAKFAGGVAVVFFLLLLAAHFYKQPQLIPISAIPMALPLVFTLAAAYFLYGRITLFTMVLILLLPGHACQILVHIHTRYYHERQQKLSPALSLESALLGVGPAVAASSLIMAGLFLSLNLIPLPGLREFANLGALGVILNLFICPIFAAATLRYMQRNKSFNVGPHLHKPIDIPLLPRRINWIIIITISIASLAGIICGGFNLNFLYDFGQTEFKHQQVKVDSLVSTTGFSTYDPIIIMMPDSSYNDKLLQDFTHLQERGRIPDLGRIYTQYQFLPKESQGKKGKIEYLKHQISDDVLKRLGAEDSTAIVNMLNSYETDFREFELSQNITRKFSDKHGTPGVFAFIVPSKDPDNGLACRHIYKQLQYLEGVQDKKFKVCGTPVLRAMVLDTILPNVGKSIVLGTIILWLLLLFFINNLNRAIFIMMPSMFAMSWMTFILYSMNFHISFYSALAFVLVIGSSVDGSLQLWSSYFEKPTGTTAAMVMQTKLSSVLVGQIAAILGPVAMIISSHPGIRNMGQVTLIGLVCILVAQLTIYPLIAGALDQHRLRKRKRLENESTLQ
- a CDS encoding BamA/TamA family outer membrane protein, with product MAILLLLLAAVQAFASSGSKATTGAEAAPGDSVVADTSEPFFSWTFNHIIQPALNGLIYPISAPLHYTIKNGVVEKGIDLITFGEKRNVMIYPSFNFKPGSNTLIGANYRHRSMLMEKDYFVTQGSYFANGDFSLAVRYTKHALFGSPFFGGIRLNMDWDRDGSFILPETKYRFIQPDSSVALTFRLGRPISESMNWNIEFWSTIRSNDASVPDGLDSILIDDVYPIEDRGLYQDGMQYPLGVSLFYDNLDYPYAPSKGFRIGLMASYNFVPEYDGVKYEDLELDPPRSGDGILHDGGKNHDYIKTEFLFQRYFYLGSTIKQYILSASEARKSRRFYTDFNWDEAMRIWRPENVMNTLLERRVIAIQYRLIDIWEMEEGGAPYNAFPTLNARTPLRGYGNAWSAHHMMTLSCEYRWPVDRFIDGVLFNEYAMLAPTITDWSFDKFYNSWGFGIRVRQPNMYLFRLQFGFHGLHGMNLVMTIAPEFK